A single genomic interval of Halobacillus halophilus DSM 2266 harbors:
- a CDS encoding RluA family pseudouridine synthase: MSTVTKSWRVPPEASGQTVRDFLQKRAGFSRQLIKRVKAGGSIYVNHQPASLKQKVDSEAMVSVYFPEEVRGDRMMPEEGPLSIRYEDEDVIVMDKPSSVPVVPSSHHEGSSIATRLLYHYEKHGLSNTVHIVTRLDRETSGLMLAAKHAYSHRLLTLEKSRVERFYTALVKGKLEGEGVIETPIARKPGSIVERTTCADGKPSKTLYKVQESHEQHTLVRLKLETGRTHQIRVHMASIGHPLVGDTLYGEPEDLPWSGQALHCHKLAFDHPWTGELMSFTSGIPEEWNRYIMACE; this comes from the coding sequence GTGAGTACGGTTACCAAAAGCTGGCGCGTTCCGCCTGAGGCGTCAGGTCAGACAGTGAGGGATTTCCTGCAGAAGCGGGCCGGCTTCTCCCGCCAGCTGATTAAACGAGTGAAAGCGGGAGGATCGATTTACGTCAATCACCAGCCGGCTTCTCTCAAGCAGAAGGTGGATTCGGAAGCGATGGTTTCCGTTTATTTTCCCGAAGAAGTTCGCGGCGATAGAATGATGCCTGAAGAAGGCCCGTTATCGATCCGCTATGAGGACGAAGATGTGATCGTGATGGACAAACCGTCCTCGGTTCCGGTCGTTCCATCTTCCCACCATGAAGGCTCTTCCATCGCAACCCGGCTGCTTTATCATTACGAGAAGCACGGCCTGTCAAATACGGTTCATATCGTCACAAGGCTGGACCGGGAGACGTCAGGGCTTATGCTTGCAGCGAAGCACGCTTATAGCCACCGGCTGCTAACACTTGAGAAAAGCAGAGTCGAGCGCTTTTACACGGCACTGGTAAAAGGAAAGCTTGAGGGTGAGGGAGTTATTGAAACGCCGATTGCCCGGAAACCGGGATCCATTGTGGAACGGACCACCTGTGCAGATGGAAAACCATCAAAGACGTTATACAAGGTTCAGGAAAGCCATGAACAGCATACGCTCGTCAGACTAAAGCTTGAGACCGGGCGGACCCATCAGATTCGTGTTCACATGGCTTCTATTGGTCATCCGCTCGTGGGGGATACTTTATACGGAGAGCCTGAAGATCTTCCCTGGAGCGGACAAGCTCTTCATTGTCATAAACTGGCCTTTGATCATCCCTGGACAGGCGAGTTGATGTCTTTTACATCCGGCATTCCTGAAGAGTGGAATCGTTATATCATGGCATGTGAATAG
- the prpE gene encoding bis(5'-nucleosyl)-tetraphosphatase PrpE: protein MKIDIIGDVHGCLDELKQLFTKLGYEWKNGLPFHPDGRTPVFVGDITDRGPASVECIRFVCQLVLEEKTALYVPGNHCNKLYRFFLGNPVEETHGLETTADEYRSLSRREQKKVRKQFMTLVEESPLYHVLEEADAVIAHAGIRREDIGKNNKKVKTFVLYGDITGEKLPDGRPVRRDWAQHYDGDLWVVYGHTPVREPRFVHKTVNIDTGCVFGGELTAFRLPEEELVSVPSSMPLVEEKFRY from the coding sequence ATGAAAATTGATATAATTGGCGATGTGCATGGCTGTCTGGATGAATTAAAGCAGCTATTCACGAAACTCGGCTACGAATGGAAAAACGGGCTTCCTTTTCATCCCGACGGACGCACCCCAGTCTTTGTTGGTGATATTACGGACCGCGGTCCTGCTTCAGTGGAGTGCATTCGTTTTGTCTGCCAGTTAGTATTAGAAGAAAAAACGGCACTCTATGTGCCCGGCAATCATTGCAATAAACTATACCGTTTTTTCCTTGGAAATCCTGTAGAGGAAACCCACGGTTTAGAAACAACAGCAGACGAATACCGAAGCTTATCCAGACGTGAACAAAAAAAGGTGCGCAAGCAGTTTATGACGCTGGTGGAGGAATCCCCTCTATATCACGTACTGGAAGAAGCGGACGCTGTCATCGCCCATGCCGGTATCCGCAGAGAAGATATCGGAAAAAATAATAAAAAAGTGAAAACGTTCGTATTGTATGGCGACATTACAGGAGAAAAGCTCCCGGACGGACGTCCTGTTCGAAGAGACTGGGCCCAGCATTATGACGGCGACTTGTGGGTCGTTTATGGGCACACCCCTGTACGCGAACCCCGCTTCGTCCATAAAACCGTCAATATTGACACGGGCTGCGTGTTTGGTGGCGAACTAACCGCGTTCCGCCTGCCTGAAGAAGAACTCGTCAGTGTTCCTTCCTCAATGCCGCTCGTTGAAGAGAAGTTCAGATACTAA
- a CDS encoding FtsW/RodA/SpoVE family cell cycle protein produces MNDNQQTSPIDFTIIFIVLAFGIISCYTLYTVDPYLGVGDQGSYMKQIVWYILGSIVAGVAMILDYDRLHQIVWGLYGFGLTALLMLFFKFPPGLVHYSGGAWSWFKLPGIGTIQPSEFMKVFLVITLAHVIVKHNEKTRMKTVKTDLKLLGKLMLLSVVPMGLIAVQPDLGTFLVLVSITTFMILVSGIQWKILLSIVSSVLVVIAAVATTFLFNITKVTTFFEESVFAHVDSRFYGWLQPEKYELGAGLQLIKAITAIGSGQLTGKGPGNFEVMVPERHTDMIFTAVSEQFGFVGSSIVVTLFFLLVYRMIQIALESNDAFGSYLIVGVVGMIAFQVFQNIGMSIQLLPITGLPLPFISYGGSSTLAYMLAIGLVLNVKSRTRSYMFE; encoded by the coding sequence ATGAATGATAATCAGCAAACTTCACCGATTGATTTTACCATTATATTCATTGTCCTGGCCTTTGGAATCATCAGCTGCTATACCCTTTACACCGTAGATCCTTACTTAGGCGTAGGAGATCAGGGTTCTTATATGAAACAAATCGTCTGGTACATACTAGGAAGCATAGTCGCAGGTGTAGCTATGATTCTGGATTATGACCGCCTTCATCAAATCGTTTGGGGTCTTTACGGATTTGGACTCACGGCCCTGCTTATGCTCTTCTTTAAATTCCCGCCGGGGCTCGTTCACTATTCAGGCGGAGCCTGGAGCTGGTTTAAATTACCTGGCATCGGTACCATCCAGCCCTCCGAATTTATGAAGGTTTTCCTTGTCATTACGCTTGCTCATGTGATTGTTAAACATAATGAAAAAACCAGGATGAAAACCGTTAAGACAGATCTAAAGCTGCTCGGAAAGCTGATGCTTCTTTCCGTAGTTCCGATGGGACTTATTGCGGTGCAGCCGGACTTAGGTACATTCCTTGTGTTGGTATCCATCACGACGTTTATGATTTTAGTATCCGGTATTCAATGGAAAATTCTGCTCTCGATCGTCTCATCCGTACTAGTCGTTATTGCAGCTGTTGCGACTACTTTCCTATTTAATATTACAAAAGTTACCACGTTCTTTGAAGAATCCGTGTTTGCCCACGTGGACTCCCGTTTCTATGGCTGGCTTCAGCCTGAAAAATACGAGCTCGGTGCCGGCCTGCAGCTGATTAAAGCCATCACAGCGATCGGCTCCGGACAGCTGACCGGAAAAGGCCCGGGCAACTTTGAAGTGATGGTGCCCGAACGTCACACCGATATGATCTTCACCGCGGTATCCGAGCAGTTTGGTTTCGTAGGCTCAAGTATTGTCGTCACGCTGTTTTTCCTTCTGGTCTATCGGATGATCCAAATCGCTCTCGAAAGTAATGATGCTTTTGGAAGCTATTTAATTGTCGGCGTAGTAGGTATGATCGCGTTTCAAGTCTTTCAAAATATCGGCATGTCCATTCAGCTGCTTCCGATCACGGGACTTCCGCTTCCCTTTATCAGTTACGGGGGAAGTTCGACACTCGCTTATATGCTCGCAATCGGCCTCGTGCTGAACGTCAAATCCCGTACAAGATCTTACATGTTTGAATAA
- the mgtE gene encoding magnesium transporter → MEHLDDQERQEVWDTIKDALFNDYIDQFRAEFLELHPYDQAMIFEGLDVDVRMQIYTYLSPEEVADFMEHIDYEEIEPFFSEMDPRFAAQVFAEMSTDDAVDIFNELDKDKVASFLTIMDKEAAQEIKDLLHYEEKTAGSIMTTEFVIVEAGMSIREAMLHLRKEAPDAETIYYTYVIDEDKRLVGVISLRDLIISEDDWLISDVMNERVVSVSVAEDQEEVARMVRDYDFLALPVVDFQNHLLGIITVDDIMDVMEEEASDDYSKLAGISDVDSPDENAFDSAKKRLPWLIILLFLGSVTASLIGRFEDTLDKVAILAIFIPLIAGMAGNTGTQALAVAVRGIATGEIDKQGKTKMMLREAGTGLITGISCGIIITLVVYFWQGNIFLGLLVGLSILSTLIVATLAGSLVPLIMHRFNIDPAVASGPFITTINDIISILIYFGMATAFMNLLI, encoded by the coding sequence ATGGAACACTTAGATGACCAGGAGCGCCAAGAGGTTTGGGATACGATAAAGGATGCGCTTTTTAATGATTACATTGACCAATTCCGCGCCGAGTTTCTAGAACTCCACCCTTATGATCAGGCTATGATTTTCGAGGGATTAGATGTTGACGTTCGTATGCAGATCTATACGTATCTATCTCCCGAAGAAGTAGCCGATTTCATGGAGCATATTGATTATGAGGAAATCGAGCCGTTTTTCTCTGAAATGGATCCCAGATTTGCGGCGCAAGTATTCGCAGAGATGTCTACGGATGATGCGGTAGATATTTTTAATGAACTGGATAAAGACAAGGTGGCAAGCTTCCTAACCATTATGGATAAGGAAGCGGCACAGGAAATAAAAGATTTGCTGCACTACGAAGAAAAAACCGCGGGCTCTATTATGACCACGGAGTTCGTCATCGTGGAGGCCGGCATGTCGATCAGGGAAGCGATGCTTCACTTAAGAAAAGAAGCCCCTGATGCCGAAACGATTTATTACACCTATGTCATTGACGAAGACAAGCGTCTGGTTGGGGTAATTTCGCTTCGTGATTTAATTATCTCGGAAGACGACTGGCTCATCTCGGACGTTATGAATGAACGTGTGGTGTCCGTTTCTGTAGCCGAAGACCAGGAAGAAGTCGCGCGAATGGTAAGAGATTATGATTTTCTTGCTCTTCCCGTTGTTGATTTCCAGAATCACCTGCTCGGTATTATTACAGTCGATGATATTATGGACGTTATGGAAGAAGAAGCAAGCGATGACTATTCCAAGCTTGCCGGTATTTCTGACGTAGACAGTCCTGATGAAAATGCTTTTGATTCAGCTAAAAAAAGGCTGCCCTGGCTGATTATTCTGCTATTCTTGGGCAGTGTAACGGCAAGCCTGATCGGCCGCTTCGAGGATACGCTTGATAAAGTAGCGATTCTTGCGATATTTATTCCGCTCATTGCCGGAATGGCTGGTAATACAGGTACACAGGCACTTGCGGTAGCGGTACGAGGAATTGCGACAGGTGAAATTGATAAACAAGGGAAGACTAAAATGATGCTCCGGGAAGCCGGAACTGGATTGATTACCGGGATTTCCTGCGGGATCATCATCACACTCGTCGTTTATTTCTGGCAAGGGAACATCTTTTTAGGTTTGCTCGTTGGGCTTTCCATTTTATCGACGTTGATCGTAGCCACCCTGGCTGGATCACTCGTTCCTCTCATCATGCATCGATTTAATATCGATCCTGCTGTTGCATCAGGACCATTCATCACGACGATTAACGATATCATCTCCATACTGATTTATTTCGGTATGGCGACAGCATTTATGAATTTACTCATCTAG